In Novipirellula artificiosorum, the genomic window TCCACGGCTTCGACAAGGTCGTGCCCCGGTGATCTGTAACATCAGCAGCGTGCTCGGGCATCGCGCCGTACCCAACAAGAGTGAATATTGCGCCAGCAAGTTTGCACTGCATGGATGGAGCGATTCGTTGCGTGCCGAACTGGCCGCCGACGGGATTCAGGTGACTTTGGTCAGCCCGAGCACAACGCGAAGTGAGTTTTTTGATTCCTTGGTCGAGACCGACTCGGGCCAAACATCAAAAAGCATCGGTAGCTGGCCGCCCGAGCGTGTCGCGAGAACAACGCTCGCGTCGATCGAGGCTCGTCGCAGCGAAGTGATTTGCAGCCTGGGCGGAAAAGCACTGGTGTACGCGGATCGCGCCTCGCCACCGTTGATGAACGCGATCTTGTCGCGCCGGTCGATCGGGTCGTAACGGTTACGGAGGTCGAACCTGCTGTTTGTGGATCCCAGCAGCAATCAGGGTCGATAGCAGTTGATAACCCTTCATCCGTTTTCCAAGTCAAATCCCGCATTCCATGTCGAGTTCCGCTGCTGACGACCCTGGCGCAAACGCTCGCGAGGCGAACCTCGTTCGCGACGTGGTCGCGATCGTGTTGGTTGCAATGGTCTTGATCGCGGTCGTTTCGATCGTGACGCGCAGCCCTGCGGACCCCATCGAGACGCCCATCTGGCCGATCAGCGCGCTCTACACGCCAAACAGTGCGATCTACCCTACGAACTCAACGGTGACGAACGCCTGCGGGTATTGGGGCGCCTTGATTTCCTCGGCTCTGTTCGACGCGCTCGGGCTGGCCAGCGCCTTGGTTGTTGCCGCAGTTGGCGGAATCGCGACTGCGCTGCTTGGTCGCGGACGGATTAACGCACCGGTCCTGAGATCGCTGGGAGGAACCATCGTTGTCCTCGGAGCTGCCACAGCCGCGGGGCTACTGAAAACCGAGATCAGCGGCATGCCCGTCGTTGGCAACGGCGGGTACTTGGGCGCAATGGGATCGACATTACTGCTGGAGCACTTCGCCCCCGCAGGCGCATGGATCTTGTCGCTGACAATCCTGACCGTCGGCTTGCTACTGACAACCGACTACGCGCTGCTGTACGCAGGAAGAGCGATCATGCGCGGCAGCGCCAAGGTGTCTCGATCGGGGATGCGGCGGGCCGCACAGGCGATGCCTGTCACCCTACGTCGCAGACGTCAACCGTTCACCGACCTCGAAGAACCCATCAAGATCGAAGGCGATGTTTCCGAGTCGGATTCCGCGGAACCCAGCGACGAACCGGCTGGAGCAGAACCCCCAGCCCTGGGGCCGAAATTCCGGATCCAGCGTCCGAAACGCAAATCGCCACAGCAACAACTCTCCGAGACGGCGGCGGGTGCGGCCGCCGCTGGATTGGCAGCCACCGCCGAGGCGGTTGCCAGCGGAAAAGACGATCCGAACGTGGACCTCGACGCCAACGACGATGACGCGCAAGACGAAGAGGAAGCGTGGGACGAGGA contains:
- a CDS encoding SDR family NAD(P)-dependent oxidoreductase, encoding MRWKAKDAVAVVTGASSGIGRCLCKLLIDRGARVVGVARRSDRLRELEQSDLRGHFVAVVGDITDKSIRDQVARVATDLGRGQLDLLVNNAGIGAIGPFADASPERLRQVMEVNFFAPAELTRILIPRLRQGRAPVICNISSVLGHRAVPNKSEYCASKFALHGWSDSLRAELAADGIQVTLVSPSTTRSEFFDSLVETDSGQTSKSIGSWPPERVARTTLASIEARRSEVICSLGGKALVYADRASPPLMNAILSRRSIGS